A genomic region of Cyprinus carpio isolate SPL01 chromosome B11, ASM1834038v1, whole genome shotgun sequence contains the following coding sequences:
- the cnpy2 gene encoding protein canopy homolog 2, with amino-acid sequence MEKHFYIVIICALMSLHFLLIQGARQGQDIKCGACRALVDEMEWAISQIDPKKIIQTGSFRINPDGSQSVREVPFSRSESHLLELMEEVCEKMNDYGELVDPATNRKTYVRHASRDGTAMDLSDVAFDSRVSSSLKFACETIVEQHEDELIEFFAHETDNVKDKLCSKRTDLCDHALKIPHDEL; translated from the exons atggaaaaacatttttacattgttatcATCTGTGCATTGATGTCTTTGCACTTCCTGTTAATCCAAGGAGCCAGACAGGGTCAAGACATAAAATGTGGAg CCTGCAGGGCATTAGTTGATGAAATGGAATGGGCCATATCGCAAATAGATCCCAAGAAAATAATCCAGACCGGATCTTTTAGGATTAATCCTGATGGCAGTCAGTCAGTAAGAGAG GTTCCCTTTTCCCGCTCTGAGAGTCATCTGCTGGAACTAATGGAAGAGGTTTGTGAGAAGATGAATGATTACGGTGAACTGGTTGACCCTGCCACCAATCGGAAGACATACGTGAGACATGCATCCCGTGATGGCACTGCCATGGACCTTTCTGATGTGGCCTTTGACTCCAGAGTCAGCTCTAGTTTAAAGTTTGCT tGTGAAACAATCGTTGAGCAGCATGAGGATGAACTTATTGAATTCTTTGCTCATGAGACGGACAACGTTAAAGACAAGCTCTGCAGTAAGAGGACAG ATCTCTGTGACCATGCCCTGAAGATACCTCATGATGAGTTATAA